The Hornefia porci genome contains the following window.
GGGCAAATCGTTTATGTCCTCCTGCATCGCAAACGCCGTCATCGACCTTGGATTCAGCGCGGTGCAGACGGATATCGGCTACATCGTGTCCACCATGGAGTCCTCTTTCGAGGACCGGCGGAGAAATCTTGACCGGATTCTGAGCACAGACCTGCTGCTCATTGAAGACCTCGGCACACAGCGCTGCACGGAATACATGATGGAGCACGTGTTCACGGTTGTCGATGGACGCTATAAGAACGGCAAGCCAATGATGATAACCACGAACTTTACGCTGAATCGAATCTCCCATGCGAAGAGCGAAGACCCTTGGTGCCGCATCTTCGACCGAATCTTGGAGCGGTGTTTCCCCATCGAGTTCAAAGGAACAAACCGCCGTCGTGAGAACGGGCTGGAAATGCGGAAGACGATGAGGAAGAAGCTGGGCATCGAGTAGCACCGGAAAAGCCTTACGCCTGTCACTCACAACCGCATCATCCATCTTGATATTGAGCGTCCCTGTGGAACCTCCGCCGGGGCGCTTTTATTTTCAGACACCTTGGCAAAAACGCTCCTTGATTCCGTGAATTAAGTGAAGAAAGGAGGGACCCAATGATATCTGACAACGAGAAAAAGGCAGTCGTGCAGATGTTCTGCGCCTTCTGCAAGAAGACCCTGATTAACGCGCGAACGGACCTGATGCGTGAGATGGCGAAGAATCAGAGGAGAGAGAAGCTGTTTTCCGAGATGAGCGAAGCGGAGCTGAACCGTCTCCGCGTTCCGGACGAACAGGCATTTCCGGCGGCGGAGGTCGTGTTTGAGGTACGCGGGCTTCCCATTGGCGTGGTGGACGAAGAACTTGCGGACGCGCTGGCCGTGTTGCCGGACGATGACCGGGCTATCGTGCTTCTCTTCTATTTCGCGGGATGGACGGACAAGCGCATTGCGTCTTTACTGGGCCGTCCGCGTTCCACCGTCCAGTATCGGAGGTTCAAGTCGCTCCGGCAGCTGCGTGTGCTGTTGGAGGGAAAGGAGGTTGGCGATGGCGATGCTGACATATGAAACAGTGGTTGCGGCAACGGAGGGTTGTCTGTTGGAGACGACGGAGGTGCTGGATTTCTTTAACGGGTTTATCGACCGGCTCTGCACCCAGCCCTTTGTGGACGCCTGTGGGCATGTGGAGCGCGGGGTTGACATGTACATGAAGTCCTACCTTCAGGGAAAGCTGCTCCGCGCGATACTCCACTTCAAGGTGTAAGGCAGGAGGGGAGCGATGAAGCCAGAGGTGCCGATTTGGGAAAAGTCAAACCTGACATTGGAGGAAGCCGCCGCGTACTCTGGTATCGGGACCGGGAAGCTGCGGCAAATCACGGATGACGAGAACTGCAAGTTTGTGCTCTGGAATGGCAGCAAGCGCCTGATAAAGCGCCGCCTGCTCGACGAGTACCTTGCGAAGAGCTATTCCATTTGACCATGCCTTCAGAATAATTTCAGAAAGCTGGACGCAGAGGCACGTACTTGGTAAAATAAAGGCAGGTACGTGCTTCTGTCTTGTGGAAAGGAGACCACAAGATGGAAAGACGGAAAGATAACAAGCACAGAGTTTTGAAGGAGGGAGAATACCAGAGGAAGAACCAGACCTACGAGTACCGCTGGAAGGACGGGACCGGCGCAAGCCATTCCGTTTACGCTAAGTCATTGGACGAGCTTCGCGAGAAGGAAAACGCGGTTCGGAAGGACTCGCTTGACCACATCCGGGCGGATGCGAAAAACCTGACGATAAATGACCTGTTCGGCATGTGGAAGAAGCTGAAACGGGGGCTGAAAGATAATACGTTCTGCAATTACTGCTACATGTACACCGAGTTTGTTTCGACGGGGTTCGGCGAGCGCAGGATTCAGGACCTGAAACGGTCGGATGTGCGGAACTTCTATAACAGCCTTTCCGACAATCGGGGACTCAAGTCGGCAACCATCGACAACGTTCATACGGTCCTCCATCAGGTGTTGCAGGTGGGCGTTGAGGACGATTACCTCCGCT
Protein-coding sequences here:
- a CDS encoding ATP-binding protein; protein product: MGNEKEGPAADAVGRANFRNEDGILICGVCGKPKEMRLPPIFDEKEGHIVHVPCDCEKRREKEREEKERRKALAEKAERLRRECFPNSGFYKACTFQKDDGRNPFQSSACQRYAATFDRQDPNGLLLWGDVGTGKSFMSSCIANAVIDLGFSAVQTDIGYIVSTMESSFEDRRRNLDRILSTDLLLIEDLGTQRCTEYMMEHVFTVVDGRYKNGKPMMITTNFTLNRISHAKSEDPWCRIFDRILERCFPIEFKGTNRRRENGLEMRKTMRKKLGIE
- a CDS encoding RNA polymerase sigma factor — encoded protein: MISDNEKKAVVQMFCAFCKKTLINARTDLMREMAKNQRREKLFSEMSEAELNRLRVPDEQAFPAAEVVFEVRGLPIGVVDEELADALAVLPDDDRAIVLLFYFAGWTDKRIASLLGRPRSTVQYRRFKSLRQLRVLLEGKEVGDGDADI
- a CDS encoding helix-turn-helix domain-containing protein, whose amino-acid sequence is MAMLTYETVVAATEGCLLETTEVLDFFNGFIDRLCTQPFVDACGHVERGVDMYMKSYLQGKLLRAILHFKV
- a CDS encoding excisionase, with product MKPEVPIWEKSNLTLEEAAAYSGIGTGKLRQITDDENCKFVLWNGSKRLIKRRLLDEYLAKSYSI